A genomic window from Camelus ferus isolate YT-003-E chromosome 9, BCGSAC_Cfer_1.0, whole genome shotgun sequence includes:
- the FCSK gene encoding L-fucose kinase isoform X4 has protein sequence MVWVFPRKLRDLGTPGTGRTGRKPTLTEMEQLKGVDWTVIILTCQYKDSVEVFQKELEIRQKREQIPARTLLLAVEDPEVRVGSGGATLNALLVAAEHLSARAGFTVVTSDVLHSAWILILHMGRDFPFDDCGRAFTCLPVENRQAPVEAVVCNLDCLLDIMSHRLGPGSPPGVWVCSTDMLLSVPTNPGISWDGFQGARVIALPGSMTYAQNHGVYLTDSQGFVLDIYYRGTEAEIQQCAKPDGRVPLVSGIAFFSVETAEHLLATHVSPPLDACTYMGLDSGARPVQLSLFFDILLCMARNVRREDFLVGRPPEMAQGDVDVADYLHGARAELWRELRDQPLTLAYVPDGSYSYMTNSASEFLHSLTFPGAPGAQIVHSQVEERQLLGTGSSVVSCLLEGPVQLGPGSVLQHCHLRVRPENAGRGKRQGTGTYLNMSWTEFFQKTGIRDWDLWDPDMPPTERCLLSARLFPVLHPSRALGPQDMLWMLDPQEDGGKALRAWRTSWRLSWEQLQQCLDRAATLASRRDLFFRQAQHKVRRVLEARQDLSLRPLIRAAVHEGCPGPLMATLDQVAAGAGDPGVAARALACVADVLGCMAEGQGGLRSGPAANPEWVQPFSYLECGDLAGGVEALAQERDKWLSRPALLVRAARHYEGAGQILIRQAVMSAQHFVSMEPVELPIPGQWVVAECPARVDFSGGWSDTPPLAYELGGAVLGLAVRVDGRRPIGARARRIPEPELRLAVGPQQDKMAMKIVCWSLDDLQDYCQPHAPGALLKAAFICAGIVSIHSKLPLSEQLLCTFGGGFELHTWSELPHGSGLGTSSILAGAALAALQRAAGRAVGMEALIHAVLHLEQVLTTGGGWQDQVGGLMPGIKVGRSQAQLPLKVEVEEITVPASFVQKLNDHLLLVYTGKTRLARNLLQDVLRSWYARLPDVVQNAHNLVQHTEACAEAFRQGSLPLLGQCLTSYWEQKKLMAPGCEPLAVRHMMDVLAPHVHGQSLAGAGGGGFLYLLTKEPRQKEALEAVLAKTEGLGNYSVHLVEVDTQGLSLKLLGTETST, from the exons AAAGCCAACTTTGACAGAAATGGAGCAGCTGAAGGGGGTTGATTGGACGGTCATCATCCTGACATGCCAGTACAAGGACAGCGTTGAGGTCTTCCAGAAAG AGCTGGAAATACGACAGAAGCGAGAGCAGATCCCTGCCAGGACGCTGCTGCTGGCTGTGGAGGACCCCGAGGTTCGTGTGGGCAGTGGAGGAGCCACCCTCAATGCCCTGCTGGTGGCTGCTGAGCACCTGAGTGCCCGTGCAGGCTTCACT GTGGTCACGTCAGATGTTCTGCACTCAGCCTGGATCCTCATCCTGCACATG GGCCGAGACTTCCCCTTCGATGACTGTGGCCGGGCCTTCACCTGCCTCCCTGTGGAGAACCGCCAGGCCCCTGTGGAGGCCGTAGTTTGCAACCTGGACTGCTTGCTGGACATCATGAGCCATCGG CTGGGCCCTGGCTCCCCACCAGGTGTGTGGGTCTGCAGTACTGACATGCTGCTGTCTGTTCCTACAAACCCAG GGATCAGCTGGGACGGCTTCCAGGGAGCCAGAGTGATCGCCCTTCCAGGGAGCATGACCTACGCCCAGAACCACGGTGTTTACCTCACTGACTCCCAG GGCTTCGTTTTGGACATTTACTACCGGGGCACCGAGGCAGAGATCCAGCAATGTGCCAAGCCTGATGGTCGGGTACCACTG GTTTCTGGGATTGCCTTTTTCTCTGTGGAGACTGCTGAGCACCTCCTGGCCACCCATGTGAGCCCGCCTCTGGACGCCTGCACCTACATGGGCTTGGACTCTGGAGCCCGGCCTGTCCAG CTGTCTCTATTTTTTGACATCCTGCTCTGCATGGCCCGAAATGTGAGAAGGGAGGACTTCCTGGTGGGGCGGCCCCCGGAGATGGCGCAAGGTGATGTGGACGTCGCAGATTATCTGCATGGTGCCCGGGCTGAGCTGTGGAGGGAGCTTCGTGATCAGCCCCTCACATTGG CATATGTCCCTGACGGTAGCTACAGCTACATGACCAACTCAGCCAGTGAGTTCCTGCACAGCCTCACATTCCCAGGAGCTCCTGGGGCCCAGATCGTGCACTCCCAAGTGGAG GAGCGGCAGCTACTGGGGACTGGGAGTTCTGTGGTCAGCTGCCTGCTGGAGGGCCCTGTGCAACTGGGTCCGGGAAGTGTCCTGCAGCACTGCCACCTGCGGGTGAGGCCTGAGaatgcaggcagagggaag aGACAGGGGAcaggaacgtatctcaacatgtCTTGGACTGAATTCTTCCAGAAGACAGGCATTCG AGACTGGGATCTGTGGGACCCAGACATGCCCCCCACTGAACGCTGCCTTCTCAGTGCCCGCCTCTTTCCCGTGCTCCACCCCTCGagggccctggggccccaggatATGCTGTGGATGCTGGACCCCCAGGAGGATGGGGGCAAAGCTCTGCGGGCTTGGCGAACCTCCTGGCGTCTCTCCTGGGAGCAGCTGCAGCAGTGCCTGGACCGGGCTGCCACACTGGCTTCCCGCCGGGACCTGTTTTTCCGCCAGGCCCAGCATAAGGTGAGGCGTGTGCTGGAGGCTCGGCAGGATCTCAGCCTGCGCCCGCTGATCCGGGCTGCTGTCCACGAGGGCTGTCCTGGGCCCCTGATGGCCACATTGGACCAGG TGGCAGCTGGTGCAGGAGACCCTGGTGTGGCAGCCCGGGCACTCGCCTGTGTGGCGGATGTACTGGGCTGCATGGCAGAGGGCCAAGGAGGCTTACGGAGTGGGCCAGCTGCCAACCCCGAGTGGGTGCAGCCCTTCTCGTATCTGGAGTGTGGAGACCTGGCAGGGGGCGTGGAGGCACTTGCTCAAGAGCGGGACAAGTGGCTGAGCAG ACCAGCCTTGCTAGTGCGAGCTGCCCGCCACTATGAGGGGGCTGGGCAGATCCTGATCCGCCAGGCTGTGATGTCAGCCCAACACTTTGTCTCCATGGAACCGGTGGAGCTGCCCATACCTGGGCAGTGGGTGGTGGCTGAGTGCCCGGCTCGAGTGGATTTCTCTG GGGGCTGGAGTGACACACCGCCCCTTGCCTATGAGCTTGGTGGGGCAGTGCTGGGCCTGGCTGTGCGAGTGGATGGCCGCCGGCCCATTGGGGCCAGGGCACGCCGCATCCCAGAGCCTGAGCTGCGGCTGGCAGTGGGACCTCAGCAGGACAAAATGGCCATGAAGATAGTGTGCTGGAGCCTGGATGACTTGCAGGATTATTGCCAACCCCATGCCCCAG GTGCTCTGTTGAAGGCGGCCTTCATCTGCGCGGGAATCGTGAGCATCCACTCCAAGCTCCCGCTGAGTGAGCAGCTGCTGTGCACCTTCGGGGGTGGCTTTGAGCTACACACCTGGTCTGAGCTGCCCCATGGCTCTGGCCTCG GCACTAGCAGTATCCTGGCAGGGGCTGCCCTGGCTGCCTTGCAGCGGGCTGCGGGCCGGGCGGTGGGGATGGAGGCCCTGATCCACGCAGTGCTACACCTGGAGCAGGTTCTCACCACAG GAGGTGGCTGGCAGGACCAAGTGGGTGGCCTTATGCCTGGTATCAAGGTGGGACGCTCCCAGGCTCAGCTGCCACTGAAGGTAGAGGTGGAAGAGATCACTGTGCCTGCGAGTTTTGTACAGAAGCTCAATGACCACCTGCTCCTGGTGTACACTGGCAAGACCCGCCTGGCCCGGAATCTGTTGCAG GATGTACTGAGGAGCTGGTATGCCCGGCTGCCTGATGTCGTGCAGAATGCCCACAACCTGGTGCAGCACACTGAGGCCTGTGCTGAAGCCTTCCGCCAAG GGAGCCTGCCTCTGCTGGGCCAGTGCCTAACGTCATACTGGGAGCAAAAGAAGCTCATGGCTCCAGGTTGTGAACCACTGGCTGTGCGGCATATGATGGATGTCTTGGCCCCCCACGTGCATGGCCAGAGCCTGGCAGGGGCAGGTGGCGGGGGCTTTCTCTATCTATTGACCAAGGAGCCACGGCAAAAGGAGGCTTTGGAAGCTGTGCTGGCCAAGACTGAG GGCCTTGGGAACTACAGTGTCCACCTGGTAGAAGTGGACACTCAGGGCCTGAGCCTGAAGCTACTGGGGACTGAGACCTCAACCTAA
- the FCSK gene encoding L-fucose kinase isoform X5: protein MVWVFPRKLRDLGTPGTGRTGRKPTLTEMEQLKGVDWTVIILTCQYKDSVEVFQKELEIRQKREQIPARTLLLAVEDPEVRVGSGGATLNALLVAAEHLSARAGFTVVTSDVLHSAWILILHMGRDFPFDDCGRAFTCLPVENRQAPVEAVVCNLDCLLDIMSHRLGPGSPPGVWVCSTDMLLSVPTNPGISWDGFQGARVIALPGSMTYAQNHGVYLTDSQGFVLDIYYRGTEAEIQQCAKPDGRVPLVSGIAFFSVETAEHLLATHVSPPLDACTYMGLDSGARPVQLSLFFDILLCMARNVRREDFLVGRPPEMAQGDVDVADYLHGARAELWRELRDQPLTLAYVPDGSYSYMTNSASEFLHSLTFPGAPGAQIVHSQVEERQLLGTGSSVVSCLLEGPVQLGPGSVLQHCHLRRQGTGTYLNMSWTEFFQKTGIRDWDLWDPDMPPTERCLLSARLFPVLHPSRALGPQDMLWMLDPQEDGGKALRAWRTSWRLSWEQLQQCLDRAATLASRRDLFFRQAQHKVRRVLEARQDLSLRPLIRAAVHEGCPGPLMATLDQVAAGAGDPGVAARALACVADVLGCMAEGQGGLRSGPAANPEWVQPFSYLECGDLAGGVEALAQERDKWLSRPALLVRAARHYEGAGQILIRQAVMSAQHFVSMEPVELPIPGQWVVAECPARVDFSGGWSDTPPLAYELGGAVLGLAVRVDGRRPIGARARRIPEPELRLAVGPQQDKMAMKIVCWSLDDLQDYCQPHAPGALLKAAFICAGIVSIHSKLPLSEQLLCTFGGGFELHTWSELPHGSGLGTSSILAGAALAALQRAAGRAVGMEALIHAVLHLEQVLTTGGGWQDQVGGLMPGIKVGRSQAQLPLKVEVEEITVPASFVQKLNDHLLLVYTGKTRLARNLLQDVLRSWYARLPDVVQNAHNLVQHTEACAEAFRQGSLPLLGQCLTSYWEQKKLMAPGCEPLAVRHMMDVLAPHVHGQSLAGAGGGGFLYLLTKEPRQKEALEAVLAKTEGLGNYSVHLVEVDTQGLSLKLLGTETST, encoded by the exons AAAGCCAACTTTGACAGAAATGGAGCAGCTGAAGGGGGTTGATTGGACGGTCATCATCCTGACATGCCAGTACAAGGACAGCGTTGAGGTCTTCCAGAAAG AGCTGGAAATACGACAGAAGCGAGAGCAGATCCCTGCCAGGACGCTGCTGCTGGCTGTGGAGGACCCCGAGGTTCGTGTGGGCAGTGGAGGAGCCACCCTCAATGCCCTGCTGGTGGCTGCTGAGCACCTGAGTGCCCGTGCAGGCTTCACT GTGGTCACGTCAGATGTTCTGCACTCAGCCTGGATCCTCATCCTGCACATG GGCCGAGACTTCCCCTTCGATGACTGTGGCCGGGCCTTCACCTGCCTCCCTGTGGAGAACCGCCAGGCCCCTGTGGAGGCCGTAGTTTGCAACCTGGACTGCTTGCTGGACATCATGAGCCATCGG CTGGGCCCTGGCTCCCCACCAGGTGTGTGGGTCTGCAGTACTGACATGCTGCTGTCTGTTCCTACAAACCCAG GGATCAGCTGGGACGGCTTCCAGGGAGCCAGAGTGATCGCCCTTCCAGGGAGCATGACCTACGCCCAGAACCACGGTGTTTACCTCACTGACTCCCAG GGCTTCGTTTTGGACATTTACTACCGGGGCACCGAGGCAGAGATCCAGCAATGTGCCAAGCCTGATGGTCGGGTACCACTG GTTTCTGGGATTGCCTTTTTCTCTGTGGAGACTGCTGAGCACCTCCTGGCCACCCATGTGAGCCCGCCTCTGGACGCCTGCACCTACATGGGCTTGGACTCTGGAGCCCGGCCTGTCCAG CTGTCTCTATTTTTTGACATCCTGCTCTGCATGGCCCGAAATGTGAGAAGGGAGGACTTCCTGGTGGGGCGGCCCCCGGAGATGGCGCAAGGTGATGTGGACGTCGCAGATTATCTGCATGGTGCCCGGGCTGAGCTGTGGAGGGAGCTTCGTGATCAGCCCCTCACATTGG CATATGTCCCTGACGGTAGCTACAGCTACATGACCAACTCAGCCAGTGAGTTCCTGCACAGCCTCACATTCCCAGGAGCTCCTGGGGCCCAGATCGTGCACTCCCAAGTGGAG GAGCGGCAGCTACTGGGGACTGGGAGTTCTGTGGTCAGCTGCCTGCTGGAGGGCCCTGTGCAACTGGGTCCGGGAAGTGTCCTGCAGCACTGCCACCTGCGG aGACAGGGGAcaggaacgtatctcaacatgtCTTGGACTGAATTCTTCCAGAAGACAGGCATTCG AGACTGGGATCTGTGGGACCCAGACATGCCCCCCACTGAACGCTGCCTTCTCAGTGCCCGCCTCTTTCCCGTGCTCCACCCCTCGagggccctggggccccaggatATGCTGTGGATGCTGGACCCCCAGGAGGATGGGGGCAAAGCTCTGCGGGCTTGGCGAACCTCCTGGCGTCTCTCCTGGGAGCAGCTGCAGCAGTGCCTGGACCGGGCTGCCACACTGGCTTCCCGCCGGGACCTGTTTTTCCGCCAGGCCCAGCATAAGGTGAGGCGTGTGCTGGAGGCTCGGCAGGATCTCAGCCTGCGCCCGCTGATCCGGGCTGCTGTCCACGAGGGCTGTCCTGGGCCCCTGATGGCCACATTGGACCAGG TGGCAGCTGGTGCAGGAGACCCTGGTGTGGCAGCCCGGGCACTCGCCTGTGTGGCGGATGTACTGGGCTGCATGGCAGAGGGCCAAGGAGGCTTACGGAGTGGGCCAGCTGCCAACCCCGAGTGGGTGCAGCCCTTCTCGTATCTGGAGTGTGGAGACCTGGCAGGGGGCGTGGAGGCACTTGCTCAAGAGCGGGACAAGTGGCTGAGCAG ACCAGCCTTGCTAGTGCGAGCTGCCCGCCACTATGAGGGGGCTGGGCAGATCCTGATCCGCCAGGCTGTGATGTCAGCCCAACACTTTGTCTCCATGGAACCGGTGGAGCTGCCCATACCTGGGCAGTGGGTGGTGGCTGAGTGCCCGGCTCGAGTGGATTTCTCTG GGGGCTGGAGTGACACACCGCCCCTTGCCTATGAGCTTGGTGGGGCAGTGCTGGGCCTGGCTGTGCGAGTGGATGGCCGCCGGCCCATTGGGGCCAGGGCACGCCGCATCCCAGAGCCTGAGCTGCGGCTGGCAGTGGGACCTCAGCAGGACAAAATGGCCATGAAGATAGTGTGCTGGAGCCTGGATGACTTGCAGGATTATTGCCAACCCCATGCCCCAG GTGCTCTGTTGAAGGCGGCCTTCATCTGCGCGGGAATCGTGAGCATCCACTCCAAGCTCCCGCTGAGTGAGCAGCTGCTGTGCACCTTCGGGGGTGGCTTTGAGCTACACACCTGGTCTGAGCTGCCCCATGGCTCTGGCCTCG GCACTAGCAGTATCCTGGCAGGGGCTGCCCTGGCTGCCTTGCAGCGGGCTGCGGGCCGGGCGGTGGGGATGGAGGCCCTGATCCACGCAGTGCTACACCTGGAGCAGGTTCTCACCACAG GAGGTGGCTGGCAGGACCAAGTGGGTGGCCTTATGCCTGGTATCAAGGTGGGACGCTCCCAGGCTCAGCTGCCACTGAAGGTAGAGGTGGAAGAGATCACTGTGCCTGCGAGTTTTGTACAGAAGCTCAATGACCACCTGCTCCTGGTGTACACTGGCAAGACCCGCCTGGCCCGGAATCTGTTGCAG GATGTACTGAGGAGCTGGTATGCCCGGCTGCCTGATGTCGTGCAGAATGCCCACAACCTGGTGCAGCACACTGAGGCCTGTGCTGAAGCCTTCCGCCAAG GGAGCCTGCCTCTGCTGGGCCAGTGCCTAACGTCATACTGGGAGCAAAAGAAGCTCATGGCTCCAGGTTGTGAACCACTGGCTGTGCGGCATATGATGGATGTCTTGGCCCCCCACGTGCATGGCCAGAGCCTGGCAGGGGCAGGTGGCGGGGGCTTTCTCTATCTATTGACCAAGGAGCCACGGCAAAAGGAGGCTTTGGAAGCTGTGCTGGCCAAGACTGAG GGCCTTGGGAACTACAGTGTCCACCTGGTAGAAGTGGACACTCAGGGCCTGAGCCTGAAGCTACTGGGGACTGAGACCTCAACCTAA